TAGTAATTATATGATATACTAAGGTGCATTGCCATATATGAATGTGTATCCAAATTTCACGACTCATGATCTGTGATATATAATCTATACATATAGGATTTATTGTTCTAAACATCCTTTGTATATTAATCATGGAGCATTACAACTTTTAagtgtagccacgtgtcatcactacgATGATTCTCAGaatccttaaaaaaataggttggtccatttaaatatgaattatattttttattaaattaactatcaaattgattaatAGTTCATAAAAGaatattcttctttctttccttaaataaaagctacaaaattatctaatatgattaacacaTATAGGACAATTAATGTTTTGGAATAATGAAGATTTGATAATAGTTTTTGTATCCTccatcattttatttaatttatattattaaaacaattaaaaaatcacattaatcgtataataaaaatctatatttttttcttatatattatatttttatttcttaaaacgattgtaaattattaaaactgttaaaagtcttaaaatgaaaactttgtGAACAATGGTTTACTTTTTTGTTAtagaaaaatacaaatgatcataaaatcatatgaatgtgaagtatcatttaatagatattcatattaaataaataaatatatatcacttaaattaactatataccatataaaaacaCATATATGTTCATTTTGAAATTTCACTGAAAAGGTATTGTGCCTGAATATTTATCTTTGAAATTTTCATTGAATTtcttaaaacaattataaattactaaaacaataaaaaaaaatctcagactgaaaattttgtgattaatggtttaatctttttgtcacaaaaatataaaaatgttaataaaatcatatgagtaggaatAATAAGTTTCaattaaatattcatattaaaatatactatatatctatgtcaatatcatttaaatataattatttaccgtataaaataaataaaatgatgttttgatttatttactttaatcTATGTGCTTGCTtcagtttaattatatacaattttttattcGCTTCTCaattattcaaatatttattatttgataaCACGTAAatgaacataaaatatataataatatgtaaaaataactTGTATACATAATGTTTGTTCCCCACTATGTGCGGATCTTTGTTGATGTATTACAGTTGGAATTTTCTCTCAGTTGAAAttaaaacaaagacaaaacagATGTGGATTAACAGAAACGTTATCTTAAGCACATATATTGTAGATTTAAACACTTTTTGGACTTACGACACGATGTAATTGTTTGAGAAAAAACAAAGTTAACATGCAGCATTCATTAGTAACTAAAATTTATCCCGCGCATCCGCGCGGGTTATCAACTAGTATTACAATAAAAGCAAAATATAACCCGGTTAAAGAGGCTAAACGGGGTTGATTCATAACCAAGAAGTTCTTACGATCTATTCTTCGTATAGCTTAATTATGGTAAACTTTTACtttcaagtatatatatatatatatatatattatcaagaCAGGaagttttagtaataaaaatatgagttgttaaatattttaaattttccacAATCTCAGTtaaaaataatacttaaattataataaaagatCTCAactaaatatcaaatatttggtcagaagcaaaaaataaaaattggttaCAATTTTAGTCACAGCAATCAAACAATTTTGAATGTTAAGCTTTatactattataatttttaaaagttgttaCGACTTTGGTTATATCCACAATTTCTCGTTATGCATTTTCCAACATGAATGATCGTTGTCCCTTCGGGGACATTCGATAAAATTGGAACGACATTAGCATGGTCACTGTGTAAGATTGACAACTTTTTGAGCGGGTTATGTGATCCGATGGTAGTGAATAGGTCTTGGATGCAAACACATTCTAAGTTCGATCAGGCCGGTCCAAAcactaaaattttttattttgggccCTAagctaattttaaaaatatccaaataataTAGTTGGTAATGTAAATTTGTGAAATATGGCCTAGGGGCCTAAGCAGCTGCTTATGTAACCTACCCTCTGGGCCGGGCCTGGGTTTGATCCTGCTACTGCGGAAATTAATTTACATTGTTCTGCTCACTACAGCTGCGGATACGTCCGTATGAATATCCGGAAGATGGTATGTCGTGGGCTGCACATCCTACCCGAGAGTTAGGtttgtgtctttaatagacccggattaaactctttcttttttaaaaaaaaacatgaaggtGCATAAAAAAATACCGTATAAGTACTTGTCTTatataatactccctccgtttccaAAATATCCatgttttagaaagaaaaagtttgtttcaaaaagatacaatttttacattttcaatgcataaactaattgtaaattgtaaacttcgaaaaacataattgtatttattaaaattctattgGTTAAGAATTATTGGAAATAGTTAATTACGGAAAAATGTATTGGTAACTAAAatctgatttgtttttttaataagtgtgaaaatcTTAAAACATACATCTTTGTGAAACATAAGGAGTAATATATAATgtgtatgaaaaaataaatagtttttttttctgatacgATGCTTTTGAGCATGTGGATTATGCTATACAAGATATGAGCCCGTTGCGTTGCAACatgttttgtttgatgttttaatttgataaacaaccataaaataataaaccataaaataataaaccattttattatagtattatgattttttgtatatgttgtttgagatttattttataactaaaactCATTTTCACACATAActtcaagttaatatttgtattttataatcatggtgcatagatgagttgttataaactttatattaaagattagagaaaatactatacataaacatttaaactgaacacaatccgaaataagaaatgaaaagtaaaaataaatgaaatttaaatagACCAATCGAatcaatgacaacattatacatgttcttatgtactaatttaatgttttattaaataaatctttaaaatttatttggctacgatttttaaaaaaaataaaaaaaaatattttttaaatgtcctttttatttagattaaaaaaataaataaaaatattaaatattcttttacaattttgtttaaaattttagaaaaggtAAATTACTGTCATATAACATATTACACTTATCTTCTCtttaaaatttcagaaaaaaatctattgatataaaataatttttacgttttattttatttatacttttaaaaaggaaattaattattttatttcttttagatttttatacaactattttatttttaatagaaaatttctctttaattatttatttattttgtcttatagatacaaaaacatatttatcatattcacacatactcatGTACGACAATaacatcaaatttaaaatatgtggaagaaattaattttcatgtatcaagaaattaaaagaaaatactaatgtaataatttttatgtaaataatattgtgctctgtaaaaataatatgtgaaagcttaaacctaaatatagatgtgaaatatttgtaactttttttgtcataattttttagCATACAATTATCTATTGAAAAAAGAAACTTATttacttataagaaaataatacgtgtacttttacaattttcttttaattatgcttttaaaagtaatttatttatttttaatttagtttttcttcatttttttttaaaaataatttattgtacttgtaggatttacaattcgtttttgtttaacattttttggtaaaagttaatgtttatattttataattctctatctagtatcttttaaaacaaacattataataaaaaatattataatgaaaataataataacaataatatttataatatttacaattttattttaattatgcttttaaaagtaatttatttatttttaatttagtttttcttcatgttcttttaaaaaataatttattgtacttgtaggatttacaattcgtttttgtttaacattttttggtaaaagttaatgtttatattttataattctctatctagtatcttttaaaacaaacattataataaaaaatattataatgaaaataaaaataacaataatatttataattaaggGATATTAACCTAGTGTGACTTTGTTATTGAAAAAAGAACTACTTCTACTCCTTTTCCTTAAATATTTACCACCCCCCTTCTATAATTTGCTACTTATCAGCTCTCAAAACTCCCAAAACTATTTACATTCTAGTCTCAAACCAGAACTGTAGAAGGGTTTCTAACCCCTTTATGCCTTTAGACTGCACTATGCTGAGCTTATTGCGGATGGCTTATTCCAACAGCTTCTTTAAGACTTGTAGAGGCACCCCTGTTCTTCATGCCTGCGCTTATTACGCTCTCTCCACAGTGTATACAAAGCCGCTTGGAATATCTTAGATAATAAAGCTTCTTCTTCGCCATTCTCGAGTCAGAGACCAGCACTACAATACCCTCCCAGTCCAGGGTGTAAGAACGTTGTAGTAACCCTCTGGTAAGGTGATCCCATATCTGTGAGGAGAAACtacactcaaagaagagatggttTCTCGTTTCAGGTGCAAGTTTGCACAGGACGCAAGTAGTATCAACACCTCGACACCAACTAACTACACGGTCCATTGTAGATAATCTGTCTCTCATCGCAATCCAAGTCATAAAAGCGAACTTAGGAGTAGCCTGAGGGAACCAGACACTCCTCTCCCAAGAGCATTGTGCTACAGGCTCTCTCAATAACCTCCGAGTCTCACGGGACGAGAACTTGGGTTTAAAACCTGAGCTCCACCTCCACATATCAACATCTTCCACTTCATTTAACTGCTGTGCTTTAATAATCTCCAACTCCTTTGCAATGTCATTTAGGACGGTTCCACGATAGCGTCTCTTCCTTTGTAGAGACTGAATGACATCCTCTACCGTGGCTGCTTTCATAATGCCCATATCAATTGTGCCTCGTTCTCCCAAGAGATCAGACAACACACCCAGAGAAGACCACCTATCATACCAGAATGAGGTGTGGCGTCCATTACCCACCGCCTTCATGTGAAAGCTCTTTGCCACATCCCTCAACTTCAGTATCTTCCTCCACATCCAAGATCCAGCTTGGGTTTTCCCACTAATCTCCCAGAAACTTTTCTTCTTTAGAAGGTTTTACTGGATCCATTTGCCCCAAAGTGACTTACCCATAAACATACTCCATATTAGCTTCAAACCATAAACCTGATTCACTTCTTTTAGAGGTCTGATCCCCAACCCTCCTTCAGACTTGGACTTACAGACCTCTAACCATGCAACTTTTGCACCTGTAGTCTTCAACTGTGGACCGATCCAAAGGAAAGCAGAGCATAGCTGCTCTATCTCCTTGATGCATCTGCTTGGAAGTCGAAATGCCCCTAACCAGAAATTCACTATGCTCATCAGCACAGATTGAATCAGTTGTAGACGGCCTGCATATGAGAGAAAGCGGCTCGTCCAGGTAGTAATGCGACATCTGATCTTCTCGAGGAGAGGCTGATAGTCTTGTGTTTTCATGGCTTGAGTTAGTAAAGGAAGTCCCAGGTACCGAACAGGGAGCTCACCTTCCGCAAAAGGGAAATCTGTTAAGATCCTCCGCTTTTCACCCCCCGAAGTGCCGGCCATGTAGATAGTAGATTTTTCCAGACTGATAGAGAGACCAGACCATGCTGCGAACTCGTCGAAAACTGAGAGGGCTCCTTCTACTGACTCCTTAGTCCCTTCTACAAACACCATGAGGTCATCGGCGAAGCAAAGGTGTGTAAGAGCAATGGACTGACAGCCAGGGTGAATTCTAAATTTCTTGTCTCTTGTTGCTTTGTATATCTTATGTGACAGAACATTCATACATAAGACGAACAGGTAGGGTGAAAGGGAGCAACCTTGTCGCAGTCCTCTAGCACTTTGGAAGTACCCGGCGAGATCGCCATTGACTTGAACCGAGAACGAAAGGGAGGTGACACAGAGCTTAATCCAATGTATGAACTTGCTAGGAAACCCCATTGCGGCTAGGCAGTTCAAAAGGAAGGACCATTGAACGGAGTCAAAAGCCTTTGAAATGTCGAGTTTCATCGCACACCGTGGGGAGATAGAATCTTTGTGATAATCCTTCACAAGCTCAGAAGCCAACAGTACATTTTCCATAAGCAGTCTTCCTTTAACAAACCCAGACTGGTTGGCTAGGATTATCCTCAGGAGGATTACCTTGAGCCGGTTTGCAAGGATTTTTGACACAACTTTATAGATCACATTGCAACACGCAATGGGTCTATAATCCCTCATCTCCGAAGCCTCTGTCTTCTTAGGAATTAGGGCTAGGATATTTGAGTTAACTCCTTTGGGGAGGAAGCTCATCTTGAACACAGATTGGACTGCAACCGTGAAATCATGGCCTATCACAGGCCAAGCAGTCTTGTAGAATTCGCTGGAGAAACCGTCGGGACCTGGGGATTTGTAAGAGGGCATAGCGAACAGCACTCCCTTTACCTCCTCCGCTGAGACCTCTGCCTCCAAGCCTCTGCAGTCTTCCGAGGTACATACAAAGTCAAGCAAGCTTCGTAGTTCCTCCTCAGAAGCTCCTTGATAATTCACCGGAGTCTGATTAAGAAGCTCTGAGAAAAATCTTTCTGCCTCAAGCTTGATCTCAGGATGACTTTTAGCCACTCTTCCATCAGGGCATTTGATCTCCCGCATGGTGTTTTGTGCTTGTCTTGATCGTATAGAGTTATAGAAGTTCATGTTGTTCTGATCCCCAACCTCCAACCAGTGCAGTTTCGATCTCTGCTTAAGGAAGTCCTCTTCTAGTTCCGCTACATGAAGCCATTTTTCGTAGGCTTCTGCTTCCTCTTGGATCGCCCCCGTACTAGGAGCAGAAAGGGTAAATTTCTGCTTTTCACAGAGGATGATGTGAGCTTCTTCCGATCTTTTGGAGAGATTACCGAGCTTCTCTCTGCCTAGTTCCCTGATTAGAGGCTTCAGGTTCTTGAGCTTCTTTGAAAAACGATACATTGCCGATGTAAAATGAAAAAGCTTCTCAGTCGAGTCCCAATATGCATGTATCATAGGAAGGAAGCTGGGCAGTCTCCCTATGGCGTTGACATATTTGAAAGGCCGCTGAATTTTCTCCATAGGCTGTAGAAGCTGAATCTTACATCTCATGTGGTCGGAGCAACCTCCCGGTTCGAAGACGGAGTAAGCGCCAGTGAATCTGTGCAGCGCCACAACATTTAACATAACCCGGTCCAGTTTCTTGCATATTAATCATTCTTCTCTCTTATTGCACCAAGTGAGCTTTGGACCTTGATAACCCATATCAGAGAGTTGACAATGAAGAACCATCTGCTGAAAATCCCTCATGCCATTCGGTAGACTCATCAGATTTGAGAACCCCGAGTGCTCATCTCCTTTAAGGATTTCGTTAAAATCTCCCATGATCATCCACGCTTTGTTACGAAACATGGGTGAGTTAGAGTGATGACAAAGGTCTTCCCACAACGCCTTCCTGCCTTCTACCTCATTGCTTGCATACACGAAGGAGCATAAGAACTCCTCTTCATCTTGTAACGCAACAGAACAAGTTATTAGTTGGTCCGTTTTGAAAACTGGGGTCATGCAAACCGAATCTCTCCAAAGCAGCCATATCCGACCTCCTCTGCTATGCTCGTAGTTAGTTATAGCAGACCAATCTCTAAATTCCGAACTCAAAATTTTCTCAGCCTTCTTTTCCTTCACTCTAGTCTCCAATATACATCCGAACTTCATCTCATTGTTGCTTAACCACTTTTTTACCACGGAATGCTTCAAAGGTTTGTTGAATCCGCGCACATTCCAAAAGAAACTTGACATATTAAAGATAGCGGCGAGAAGACCTAGTGCTCATAGTCAGTGGATTCGCATCCTGTGACTTagccttcttctccttcgttgCCCCTTTCATATGTGtttcttttgctttttcttCAGCGTGATTTGAAGTGGTATTAACTCCATCATCCTCCTCTGCATTGACCGAGTCGTTGTTTACAAGAGTCTCCGCAACGGCAAGATTCTGCAACCCATCACCCGTTATTtccccctcttcctcttcatcattACTTAGAACCGAGAACTTTGAACTCGAGATTTGGAAGTCCGAAGTTTGATTCTTCAGAGTAAAACGCACAGGAGATCTTCCGACCTTTGATGAAGATACCAACAGTAACTTATTTGTCTCTCCCAAAACTTCATTCTCACCAATCTTGGTTACCAGTTCCCCGTTTTTTGATGCATTTAACTCAAGTTCCTCTTCTGCAACAACTGTCTCCATGTTCTCAGCAAGCACCTCTTCCTTATGTATCCCATCTAGCTCCACATCCTCTGCCACATCTTCTGCAACAACTGTCTCCACATCCTCTGCCACTGGTGTAGCAACCTCCCCAATGTTTCCATTCTGGCTCAGCGCAGTTTCCAAACCCTTTTTTGCCTCTTCCATTGGAACCGTTGGGGGTGAATCATGGACCTTGTCTTTCCCTTTCAGAACACAGACCTTTTCAGAGTGTCCCCATTTATTGCATAGTTTGCATCTCGTAGGTAGCCAGGGGAAGTGAAAGTCCACCTTGAACTCCTTGCCGTTTTTTGAGAAGTTTATCTCCTTAGGCAGCGGCTTTGAAACGTCGACGTTTACAAAGACTTTTGCAACCTCAAAGTTAGAACAGGCAAGAGTCTCCGGATGAAGCTTGACTGGAGAGCCGACTGCACTGGTGATAAAACTGAGACCTTCCCACGAAAACATGTGGAGTGGGACTCTCTGTAGGTGAACCCACATAGGTATCGCCTCCTCCTTCTGCTTTTCTTCCTCTGTTCTCGGCGTCCATTTCGTGACCACCATTGGAACCCCCACTATGTTCCACATACCTCTTTTCAAGACCTCGACTTTTGCAGAGTCATCCCCATACTTCCAAATCTTGTTTAAGACCATGTGCACCTTCGCTACGTGAGGAGACAAGTCGAGAAACTTGCCCACCACAAAGTCTTCCCACAACGGAGTTGAGCTAGTGAGCACATCATCAGGGATCTCAACCGAAAGCAACCCATCCTTATTCGTGACATCGACATCATACTTCCTCAAACTTCGCTTATCCTGGGCTACAGATACCCAACTCGGAACAACTTTCTTCAAATCAGCTACCAGTCTAGCCATACCCACCGTAGAACCTTCATCGCGAGCTTCTCCTCTCAAATCCGCCTCCGGAGAGGTCGGAACAACTTTCTTCGAATAAGCTACCAGTCTAGCCATACCCACCGTAGAACCTTCATCGCGAGCTTCTCCTCTCAAATCCGCCTCCGGAGAGGCCGGAGAACCCGGCTGCGCAGCCGAATTCATCGTCGAAAACCTAGCCCCAAAATCGCCCTCAAAATCGCTCTTTAACAAAACGGTGCGTTTTCACTAGTTATACTCAGtttttt
This genomic stretch from Brassica napus cultivar Da-Ae chromosome C9, Da-Ae, whole genome shotgun sequence harbors:
- the LOC125592701 gene encoding uncharacterized protein LOC125592701, which gives rise to MWRKILKLRDVAKSFHMKAVGNGRHTSFWYDRWSSLGVLSDLLGERGTIDMGIMKAATVEDVIQSLQRKRRYRGTVLNDIAKELEIIKAQQLNEVEDVDMWRWSSGFKPKFSSRETRRLLREPVAQCSWERSVWFPQATPKFAFMTWIAMRDRLSTMDRVVSWCRGVDTTCVLCKLAPETRNHLFFECSFSSQIWDHLTRGLLQRSYTLDWEGIVVLVSDSRMAKKKLYYLRYSKRLCIHCGESVISAGMKNRGASTSLKEAVGISHPQ